CGCGCAGCTGGCTGTTGGAGCCAAATACGAGGTCGGCGCGGGTAGCCATGAAGCCCTTCTTGCCGGCTTCGCGGGGTTCGAGCGAAAAGGTCATGCCCGTGGCATCGGCCTTTTTCCAGTCGTACTCCGTGCTGGTGAGCGTGGTGAAGAAGTCGTTGGTGAGCACGCCCACGCGGTCGGTGAAGATGCCATAGGGCGAGTTGTCGTGGTTGGCGTTCATCGCGCGCAGGCCGCCGGTCAGCGCCACCCACTCGGGAGCGGTGAGGGCCAGCAGCTGCGCCTTGTCGAGAAACATTTCCTCGGGCGTCACGCCCTGCGAGATGTCGCTGAAGCCTTTGTCGAGGTAGTTGCGGAAGCCGTCGGCCACGGGCTTGAGCCAGGTAAACATCTCAATGTCAGTTAGCTCCTGGGTAGTATCGCGGCGGCCCGGCGTAAAGGGCACCTGGGTAGGCACGCCCGCATCGGCGGCAGCCTTTTCGAGCGCCGCGCAGCCACCCAGCACGAGGAGGTCGGCGAGCGATACCTTCTTGCCGCCCGTAGCCGAGCCGTTAAACTTCTCCATGAGCCCGCGCAGGGCGGCCACTACGGGCACCGTGCGGCGATTCACCGCCCAGTCTTTTTGCGGGGCTAGCGCGAGCCGGCCGCCGTTGGCGCCGCCGCGCTTGTCGCTGTGGCGGTGCGTCACGGCCGCCGAGAAGGCGGTGTACACGAGGTCAGAAACCGACACGCCCAAGGCCAGAATATCTTTTTTCAGCGCTGCCACGTCGGCCGCGTCGATGGGGGCGTAATCGGCCAGCGGAATCGGGTCCTGCCACAGCAGGTCGTTCTCGTTGCGCTTTTCGGGGCCGAGGTAGCGCTCGCGCGGGCCCATGTCGCGGTGGGTCAGCTTGTACCAGGCTTTGGAGAAGGCCTGGGTGAAGGCGTCGAAATCGTGCAGAAATTTCTCGCACACTTTCCGATACTCCGGGTCTTCCTTCAGCGCGATGTCGGTCGTCATCATCATCAGCCGGTTCAGCTGGCCGGGAATGTGGGCGTCGGGTGTTTTAGGGGCGCTAGGGTCCACGGGCGTCCATTGCAGCGAGCCGGCCGGGCTTTTCTCCTGCTTCCAATCAAACTTGAATAGATTGGTGAGGTAGTCGTTATCCCACTGCGTGGGGTTGGGCGTCCAGCTACCCTCGATGCCATTGGTCATCGTGTTTTCGGCATTGCCCTTGCCCCGGGGATTGTGCCAGCCCAGGCCCATAGCCTCCATCGGCGCGATTTCGGGGGGCATGCCAATTTCGGTACTTGGCACCATGCCGTGGCTTTTGCCAAAGGCGTGGCCGCCGGCAATGAGGGCCACGGTTTCCTCGTCGTTCATGGCCATGCGCGAGAACGAAATACGAATATCGCGCGCTGCGCCCAGCGGGTCGCCGTTGGCGTAGGGGCCCTCGGGGTTCACGTAAATAAGGGCCTGGTGCGTGGCGCCCAGCGGGTTTTCGAGGTCGTAGTCGGCGTCGCCGTTGTGGCCGCGCCAGCGCTTATCGCGGCTCACCATTTTGTCGGGCGACTCAGCCGTTCGCAAATCGTGTATCACCTCGGGGCCCCAGTAAGTAGCATTGTCGGCCTCCCAGGCATCGTGGCGACCGCCGGCAAAGCCATAGGTCGGAAAGCCCATAATTTCGAGCGCGCAGTTGCCGGTCAGCACAATCAGGTCGGCCCACGAGAGCGAGCTGCCATACTTCTGCTTGATGGGCCACAGCAGGCGGCGCGACTTGTCGGTGTTGCCGTTGTCCCACCAACTGTTGATGGGCGCGAAGCGCTGCAACGCCTCGCCCGCGCCGCCGCGGCCATCGGCAATGCGGTAGGTGCCGGCCGAGTGCCAGGCCATGCGTATCATCTGCGGCCCGTAGTTGCCGTAGTCCGAGGGCCACCAGTCTACCGACGAGGTCAAGAAGCCCTTGATTTCCTGCTTCAGCGCCTCTAAATCAATGGAGTTGAAAGCCTCGGTGTAGCTGAAATCCTCGCCCAGCGGGTTGGCCTGCGGGCTATTCTGGTGCAGCACTTCCACCCGCAGCCGGTTGGGATACCAGTCGGATAGGGTAGGGGGCGTGCCCTCCGCGCCGCCAATGCGGTCGCCGCCGAAGGGGCACTTGCCCCCCATCTCAAAGGTCTTGGTGTCAGTTTTGTCGTGGGTGATATTGAGCATGGGTAAGCTTTTTTAAAATAGTTCAGATAAGCCAAGTAGCTGGTACTGTGCTTCAGTACGCTACTTTAGCGCTCTGTAGAAGGTAAGTTGAATAAGGGGCTGCTGGCTTTGAGCAAGTAGCGCACGGCAAGCCAGCAGCAGTCTAGCAAAAGCGGTGGGCCCAGCCCCGTACACGAAGACTTTTGCATGCTATTCGATAAGGGCTTACAGGCGACCAGCTTAGCGCCAATAGGCACTTCGGCAGTTGGGGTGCGCTCGGCGACCAAATCCAACTGCGCTACTGGGGTCATTGCCTTAAACGACAGCGCAGCTTATCCGGTAATAGTGGTAAGCTTAAGATTTAATTAAATCAGCTACCCGCCTGCGCAGGCAGGCCAGCCGGCCGGTGTAGGCTAGGGCTGCTTTTTGACCACCGAGCTGCTGCCGTCGCGCTCCAGATATACGGTGGCGGTGGCGGCCAGGCAGGCTACGCTACCGTTTTCGTGCAGGCTTTCGCCCAAGGCTTTCTCGCTAAGCAGCGTTAACGTTTTTTACCGTGAGCTGGCTAGGCTACCCAGCCTTCGCGCACGGCGCGGGCGGCCAAGCCCACCAGCGTGCGGGTGCCCGCCTTGTGCAGCAGCGTGCGGCGGTGGCTTTCTACGGTACGCACGCTCAGGAATAAGCGCGAGGCAATCTCCTCGTTGCAGCAGTCGTCTACCACGAGGCGCAGCACTTCTAGTTCGCGGGCGCTGAAGCCACTGGACAGTGCCGGCGGCGTTGGCGGCAATGAGGCTGCTTCGGGTAGTACTTCCAGCCAAGGGGCTAGGGTGGCTACCAGGGCGGGCGGCGGCACGTGCCGGGGCACTCGCAGCCGGGTGCCGGGCCAGCCTGCTAGGTTATCGGCCGACGGTCTTTTGCGCGGCTCAGCCAGCACCAGCAAGCGCTGGCTAGGGCGCACCCGATGCAGGCGCGCGAGCAGTGCGGGCAGTACCAGACCCGGCAGGGCCTCGTCGAGCACCAGCACCCGAAAGGTGCGATGCGCTACCAGGTCGGCTACCTGGGTGGCATCGGCCGTGAGAGTAAGCCGCACCTGGGGCCAGCGCTCACGAAACAAGGCCAGCAACCCTTGTCGAAACAAGGTGGGGGCGGCCGCCACCAGGGCCATAGCAGTAGTCGTCATTGGGCCTGGGCTGGCTGCGGGGCCAGCGCGACTAGGGTAGTGCACATAATGCCAGGCCAGGGCAGCGCCAGGAGGAAAGCCGCGCAACCAGGTGCAGGGCCAGCGGTAGAGGTGTTCATAGCTAAGAAATAAGGAAAAGAATTGTAGCCGGCCGCCAAAAAACTCAGGAACCAAATAAACCAACCAGAAAGTCAGGCACACCAGTGGCACCCCTGAGCGCGGCCTGGGGTAAGGGGCACGGGAGCCGCAAAGGCAGCTACGCGCTACTCACCCGCTAGCGGGAGGGCGGTAAAGCTGGCCGCCGGAGCAGAGCCGCCAGCCTTAGTTTAGCGAAGCACAAACAGCAGGAAAACGCCGGCTTACCGGCTGCAACCACTTGGCTAGCAGCTGCTAGCCGAAAACCGGGGGAAGGTACGCGTTTTTTGGAATACTACAAGTATTCAGTGGCTGACAGATTCTTTTACTAGCCAGGCATGAAGCGGCAGCGAGTCGCCTAAGTCGGCTTCGAGCAGCAGGGCGCGGGTCGGCGGTCCGTCGGCCGGCGTAAGCTCCTCAATGGTAGCCGTCAACGACAAGGGCGGCTGGCCGGGGCGGTGCAGCTGCAAAGCCAGCGCCGTGTGCAGGCCGGCGCTGGCTAGCCAGGTCGGGGCCGGCAAGGCTGGCAGCACCAGTAGGCCCAGGCCCGGCAGCCGCAAGCTGCGGCTCACCACAAATGCAGCGGCAGATGGCAGCACAGCCAGCGGGCGCTACGAGCCCGTTTTCATGATGAAGCCCTTGCGCTTGCCATGCTGCTTGATGCGGGTGCCCGGCAGCAGCTGCATTTCCAGCGTTACGGGTGTGCAGGAGCTATAGGTGAGTTCCTGCGGGGCGTAGCCAGCGGCGCTCACCGCCAGCGTCGGAAAGCTGACTACGGAGGCCGGCAGGGTAAAAAAGCCCTCCTCATTCGTAATGAGAATAATGCTGGTGCCCTTCACAAAAATGCTGGCGCCGGCCAGCGGCTTATCGCCCGCCATTATGCGGCCATTAAATGTGCCGCAGGGGTGAGGTGGGGTGGCGGTGGCCGCCGCGTGGGGTGCCACCTGACTAAGCGCGGGAAGCGTGCCGGCCACCAATAAGCCGAGCAGCAGAGTTGAAAATCGGGTCATATGAGAAGAAAAGCCGGGCCTTGGCCCAAAGCCCAGGTGGGGAAGTAAGAGCAGATACGCAAACCACGCGCAATAGCTCATGGGTGTTTCATAAAATGTGCCGAAGATTTGGGGGCCGGTCTGGCCGGTGGTTGCGGCCAGTGGCGGTACATTCGCGGATGCGCTTTTTTATCCTATTGCGGGCCTGGCTGCTGGGGCTGCTGGTAGTAAATATCAGCGGGCCGCTGGCGGCCCAGCAGCTACCGTGCCTGCTGCTACCCCTGAGCGCCCCCGAGCGGGTACGGGCCGCGGGCCTTATCGTAGAGGCCGAGGTGCGCGATGCCCGCGGCGAATGGGATGCTAGCCACACTCATCTTTTTACGCGCCAGCGGCTGCGCGTATTTCGGGTGCTGAAAGGCGCGCTGGCCGACACCGCCGCCCTGCCGCTGCTGGTAGAGGGCGGCCAGGTAGGCCTGGCCCGGCAGGAACTGACTAACACGCTGCGCCCCTTGCCAGTAGGCCAGCAGGGTATTTTTTTTCTGATGCCGGCCCCGTGGGCGGGGGTGGCGCCGGCCTATGCGGCCTACGCTTCGAGCCAGGGCGTCATCACTTACGACCTGGCCCAGGGCACGGCGGCCGAG
The genomic region above belongs to Hymenobacter sp. BRD128 and contains:
- the katG gene encoding catalase/peroxidase HPI yields the protein MLNITHDKTDTKTFEMGGKCPFGGDRIGGAEGTPPTLSDWYPNRLRVEVLHQNSPQANPLGEDFSYTEAFNSIDLEALKQEIKGFLTSSVDWWPSDYGNYGPQMIRMAWHSAGTYRIADGRGGAGEALQRFAPINSWWDNGNTDKSRRLLWPIKQKYGSSLSWADLIVLTGNCALEIMGFPTYGFAGGRHDAWEADNATYWGPEVIHDLRTAESPDKMVSRDKRWRGHNGDADYDLENPLGATHQALIYVNPEGPYANGDPLGAARDIRISFSRMAMNDEETVALIAGGHAFGKSHGMVPSTEIGMPPEIAPMEAMGLGWHNPRGKGNAENTMTNGIEGSWTPNPTQWDNDYLTNLFKFDWKQEKSPAGSLQWTPVDPSAPKTPDAHIPGQLNRLMMMTTDIALKEDPEYRKVCEKFLHDFDAFTQAFSKAWYKLTHRDMGPRERYLGPEKRNENDLLWQDPIPLADYAPIDAADVAALKKDILALGVSVSDLVYTAFSAAVTHRHSDKRGGANGGRLALAPQKDWAVNRRTVPVVAALRGLMEKFNGSATGGKKVSLADLLVLGGCAALEKAAADAGVPTQVPFTPGRRDTTQELTDIEMFTWLKPVADGFRNYLDKGFSDISQGVTPEEMFLDKAQLLALTAPEWVALTGGLRAMNANHDNSPYGIFTDRVGVLTNDFFTTLTSTEYDWKKADATGMTFSLEPREAGKKGFMATRADLVFGSNSQLRAVAEVYAGRDGHKRFVKAFVKVWDKVMMLDRYDVKEETAL
- a CDS encoding response regulator transcription factor, which gives rise to MTTTAMALVAAAPTLFRQGLLALFRERWPQVRLTLTADATQVADLVAHRTFRVLVLDEALPGLVLPALLARLHRVRPSQRLLVLAEPRKRPSADNLAGWPGTRLRVPRHVPPPALVATLAPWLEVLPEAASLPPTPPALSSGFSARELEVLRLVVDDCCNEEIASRLFLSVRTVESHRRTLLHKAGTRTLVGLAARAVREGWVA
- a CDS encoding carboxypeptidase-like regulatory domain-containing protein; this encodes MTRFSTLLLGLLVAGTLPALSQVAPHAAATATPPHPCGTFNGRIMAGDKPLAGASIFVKGTSIILITNEEGFFTLPASVVSFPTLAVSAAGYAPQELTYSSCTPVTLEMQLLPGTRIKQHGKRKGFIMKTGS